TGCTTAGCACGTGTGCCTGGAATTTAAGTAGGATGCTCGGTTACCAAGAGTTAACGAATGCTTGTGATGTGGTTATGAATCCAACAGTGTGTTGTTAGGGCTATTCTACAACAAAAATAGGGAAAACGACCAGAAAATATAAGAGACTTATACTTCAGTGTGAGTAACTCAACTTTATTTGATTTAAATATAACCTTGCTTTAGTCCAAAACCCATGTTTCCTGTAGCCTATGGTTTTATATGATACATAATGGATGTAtatatgttgcaggttaaatttgatttgaggTCAAAACGATTTTAACCTACTGTAGGTttgatctgtaatttctttatctctggtattcattatcataaatagagacaaagaaattacaaatcaacctaggttaaaatcattttgacctgaaatcaaacacaaaatttaacctgcaacatataCACCAAGGCCTTAAATTATCCTTAAACATAATTTCAATgtatgtaagaaaaaaaatgccaaatattCAACATGTTCATAGTTTTTATGAACACTGCAATATTTCACCACAGATCATACCTGTAATAAGCCTGGATGTGAGTCTGTGCTTGTGTTGGATGGCAATATGAAAAATGCTCGACAGGTTTGCTCCTGTCGTGATGGGGGTGAATTAAAGTTTGCTGGAATGGATGGCTCAGTTGTTATTGGTAAGTAGTAAATTGATCATAATGTTTGGACATTATTAACAGTATTCACAGAGGCTTCATAAAATTGCACTTAAATTAGAGGATTATCTGATGCAATATAAGTGAATGCTGTTGACCCATTATTTTATAAGAGTGTATGCagaccctaacctaacccaGGAACCAAAGGTGGCTTAAATGTTAGTTGCGTACTTGAGAGGAGCGTACTTTGCTGTCTTAATTTACTCGAGCGATGTTGGTGATGGTGATGGTAGAGTTGATTTTGTCAAAGTAGCCAAAATTAATCCAGTTTGACTTGTTGTTACTTAGTACACTTTTTGATTATGAAGCAACGAAAACAACATATACTGAGCTGCTGTTTTCACACAGCTTTTTTTATCAAGGTGTGACTGTGTAATTTTAATGCAACAGTTGTTACTGGTCTTTAATATAATTCCTAACTTCTGTAATCAGAGATTTCTTTTAATGACCCTGAACCCAATTCACAAGTATACCAATTTCATGCATAAATGCGTGCTTTATTTAGAACTGGAGTTACAGCTCTCCATGGTGAATTTAAAAGGTAGGGTGCAATCTTGTAGGGGGCAAACTCATGAAGGACAAACCGAACAATTATACATTGACATTGAATGTGtacatttcaaataaaggtaCCGGtacttaatattaataattattttaatgttacctatttgttttaattgcaGGTTGTCAAAACACACCTGCTAAAGGAATAAGATATTGTGAAATACGCAAGGATGTTGCTAAAGAATATGTGAATGATGAAATTGGTGTTGGCAACATTGCTTCCAAATCATATGAAAGCACTGGCCTATTGATTGTCaaagttttaaatgaaaaatgtacctggcaagaaaaatgtttgagGTCATTGTTGTCATCTTTCTTTGTTGACTCAATTATTTTGTGTAAAAAGCATATTACATGCCAACCCCCTGAGTACAAAGAGTGGAATGTCTATTGTTCAAGATCGATTATCCCCAAGAACATCAACTCAATGTAAGGTAAGTGagcttttgatattttcagtagCTGAAAAGTTTGGCAGTCTCCAGTGAAATCAAAGATTTATTAATACagcaaatcaaacttaataATACTTGAAACCGTCTGTAGTTCAGCTGTTAATTCTATGGA
This sequence is a window from Acropora palmata chromosome 9, jaAcrPala1.3, whole genome shotgun sequence. Protein-coding genes within it:
- the LOC141892898 gene encoding uncharacterized protein LOC141892898 — its product is MKNARQVCSCRDGGELKFAGMDGSVVIGCQNTPAKGIRYCEIRKDVAKEYVNDEIGVGNIASKSYESTGLLIVKVLNEKCTWQEKCLRSLLSSFFVDSIILCKKHITCQPPEYKEWNVYCSRSIIPKNINSM